A part of Acropora palmata chromosome 8, jaAcrPala1.3, whole genome shotgun sequence genomic DNA contains:
- the LOC141889835 gene encoding histamine H2 receptor-like, which translates to MVTYDSSFDKATFSIQITLLAIVFILAIIGNGVVCFAVARFRRLRTIPNFFIVNLSVIDLCDALINMPLFAGYYIAKASFFQGKWLWVVCFSLDRVVKCLRLLTFLAIMLDRLGAIRYHLRYHTWKSKSKAFCAIALIWVTATVLALGMGFRGKRILSSHGGLTVLEYHRILFKTESWKFVLCSIVFPFLALVILGILVYCTVRSSMWRVEAADDGDGGSQRRRRALFKARNIREVKTARSIAVVIVAYFICYFPAFLSCILVKNEIYSPWAEYFAFFFAFLSGAFNPDVYFLRSRYFRESFKGLLKCKGKNERVHPCRSLGVAQK; encoded by the coding sequence ATGGTGACTTACGACTCAAGTTTCGACAAAGCAACCTTCTCCATCCAGATCACGCTGTTAGCCATAGTTTTTATCCTTGCCATCATTGGTAATGGTGTGGTGTGTTTTGCGGTGGCGCGCTTCAGGCGCTTAAGAACGATTCCTAACTTTTTCATCGTGAACTTGTCGGTGATAGATTTGTGCGATGCATTGATAAACATGCCACTTTTCGCAGGCTACTATATCGCCAAGGCGAGTTTCTTTCAAGGCAAATGGCTTTGGGTCGTCTGTTTTTCACTAGATAGAGTTGTGAAGTGCTTGAGGTTGTTAACGTTTCTTGCAATAATGCTGGATCGATTGGGTGCTATCAGATATCATCTCCGATATCACACCTGGAAGAGCAAGAGCAAGGCATTCTGTGCAATTGCCCTAATTTGGGTCACTGCAACGGTGCTGGCATTAGGCATGGGGTTCCGTGGTAAGCGAATTTTGTCGTCTCACGGGGGACTGACAGTATTGGAATACCATCGGATTCTGTTTAAAACCGAAAGTTGGAAGTTTGTTCTTTGCTCGATTGTTTTCCCATTCCTTGCATTAGTCATCCTCGGGATTCTTGTGTACTGCACTGTCAGGTCAAGCATGTGGCGAGTAGAGGCAGCTGATGATGGAGACGGTGGCTCTCAAAGGAGACGAAGGGCGCTCTTCAAGGCGCGGAACATTAGAGAAGTGAAAACAGCCCGAAGTATTGCTGTGGTTATCGTGGCTTATTTCATATGCTACTTTCCAGCTTTTCTCTCTTGCATACTCGTTAAGAACGAGATTTATTCTCCTTGGGCGGAGTACTTCGCATTCTTCTTTGCGTTTCTCTCTGGCGCGTTCAACCCGGATGTGTATTTTCTTCGAAGTCGTTATTTTCGGGAATCCTTCAAGGGGCTGTTAAAATGCAAGGGCAAAAATGAGCGAGTGCACCCATGTCGGTCGTTGGGCGTGGCTCAGAAGTGA